A single window of Desulfovibrio desulfuricans DNA harbors:
- the cutC gene encoding choline trimethylamine-lyase has product MDLHDFTQKIAEVTKSLTPEERETLRKIFATSSGSAVTLTPTAPAQHSGPKAGVSDGVNVPDGPTERHLKLKTNYLLQMPRITIHRARAITKIDSENPGMPRILLRAKAFRYCCETAPLVIQDNELIVGAPNGAPRAGAFSPDISWRWLRDELDTIGSRPQDPFYLAEEDKKVLREEIFPYWEGKSVDEYCEAQYREAGLWELSGESYVSDCSYHALNGGGDSNPGYDVILMKKGMLDIQHEAQEHLTHLDYANPEDIDKIYFYKSVIETTEGVMCYAKRMSEYAAQLAEKEHDPKRKAELLKISEVNARVPAHAPTTFWEAIQAVWTVESLLVVEENQTGMSIGRVDQYMYPLYKADIEAGRMTPCEAFDLAGCMLIKMSEMMWLTSEGSSKFFAGYQPFVNMCVGGVTREGRDATNELTYLLMDAVRHVRIYQPSLATRVHNSSPQEYLKKIVAVIRSGMGFPAVHFDDTHIKMMLAKGVSIEDARDYCLMGCVEPQKSGRLYQWTSTAYTQWPICIELVLNHGVPLWYGKQVCPDSGDLSQFDTYEKFEAAVKEQIRYITKWSSVATVISQRVHRDFAPKPLMSIMYEGCMEHGCDVASGGAMYNFGPGVVWSGLATYVDSMAAIKKLVYEDKKYTLEYLNEALKADFKGYDAVLADCLAAPKYGNDDDYADNIAADLVSFTEQEHRKYRTLYSILSHGTLSISNNTPFGQLLGASANGRSAWQPLSDGISPTQGADVKGPTAIIKSVSKMSNDNMNIGMVHNFKLMSGLLDTPEGEQGVITLIRTASILGNGEMQFNYLDNQTLLDAQKNPKDFRDLVVRVAGYSAFFIELCKDVQDEIISRTVLRHF; this is encoded by the coding sequence GTGGATCTTCATGATTTTACTCAAAAGATAGCAGAAGTCACCAAAAGCCTGACGCCCGAAGAGCGCGAAACGCTGCGCAAGATATTTGCCACGTCTTCCGGCTCGGCTGTTACCCTCACGCCCACTGCCCCCGCGCAGCATTCCGGCCCCAAGGCTGGCGTGTCTGACGGCGTCAACGTGCCTGACGGCCCTACCGAGCGCCATCTCAAGCTCAAGACCAACTATCTTTTGCAGATGCCGCGCATCACCATTCACCGTGCGCGCGCCATTACCAAGATTGACAGCGAAAACCCCGGCATGCCGCGCATTCTGCTGCGCGCCAAGGCTTTCCGCTACTGCTGCGAAACCGCGCCCCTGGTCATTCAGGATAATGAACTCATCGTGGGCGCACCCAACGGCGCGCCGCGCGCTGGCGCGTTTTCGCCCGATATTTCCTGGCGCTGGCTGCGCGACGAGCTGGACACCATCGGCTCCCGCCCGCAGGACCCCTTCTATCTTGCTGAAGAAGACAAGAAAGTTCTGCGCGAAGAAATCTTCCCCTACTGGGAAGGCAAGTCCGTGGACGAATACTGCGAAGCCCAGTACCGCGAAGCCGGTCTGTGGGAACTTTCGGGCGAATCCTACGTGTCCGACTGCTCGTACCACGCCCTCAACGGCGGCGGCGACTCCAACCCCGGCTATGACGTCATCCTGATGAAAAAAGGCATGCTGGACATTCAGCATGAAGCGCAGGAACACCTGACGCACCTGGATTACGCCAATCCCGAAGATATCGACAAAATCTACTTCTACAAGTCGGTTATCGAAACGACCGAAGGCGTCATGTGCTATGCAAAGCGCATGTCCGAATACGCCGCCCAGCTTGCGGAAAAAGAACACGATCCCAAGCGCAAGGCCGAACTGCTCAAGATTTCCGAAGTCAACGCCCGCGTTCCCGCACATGCTCCCACCACCTTCTGGGAGGCCATTCAGGCTGTGTGGACCGTGGAATCCCTGCTGGTGGTTGAAGAAAACCAGACCGGCATGTCCATTGGCCGCGTTGACCAGTACATGTACCCCCTCTACAAGGCCGACATCGAAGCGGGTCGCATGACCCCCTGCGAGGCATTTGATCTCGCTGGCTGCATGCTGATCAAGATGTCTGAAATGATGTGGCTCACCAGCGAGGGCAGCTCCAAGTTCTTTGCTGGCTACCAGCCCTTCGTGAACATGTGCGTGGGCGGCGTTACCCGCGAGGGCCGCGACGCCACCAACGAGCTGACCTATCTGCTTATGGACGCGGTGCGCCACGTGCGTATTTACCAGCCCTCGCTGGCAACCCGCGTGCACAACTCCTCGCCGCAGGAATACCTCAAGAAGATCGTGGCCGTCATCCGTTCCGGCATGGGCTTCCCCGCCGTGCACTTTGACGACACCCACATCAAGATGATGCTGGCCAAGGGCGTGAGCATTGAAGACGCCCGCGACTACTGCCTCATGGGCTGCGTGGAACCGCAGAAATCTGGCCGCCTCTACCAGTGGACCTCCACTGCATACACCCAGTGGCCCATCTGCATCGAACTGGTGCTCAACCACGGCGTGCCGCTGTGGTATGGCAAACAAGTCTGCCCCGACTCCGGCGACCTGAGCCAGTTTGACACCTACGAAAAATTCGAGGCCGCGGTGAAGGAGCAGATTCGCTACATCACCAAGTGGTCCAGCGTCGCCACGGTCATTTCCCAGCGCGTGCACCGCGACTTTGCGCCCAAGCCGCTCATGTCCATCATGTACGAAGGCTGCATGGAACACGGCTGCGACGTGGCCTCCGGCGGCGCCATGTACAACTTCGGCCCCGGCGTGGTCTGGAGCGGTCTTGCCACCTATGTGGACTCCATGGCCGCCATCAAGAAGCTTGTGTACGAAGACAAGAAGTACACGCTCGAATACCTGAACGAAGCCCTCAAGGCCGACTTCAAGGGCTACGATGCCGTGCTGGCAGACTGCCTTGCCGCGCCCAAGTACGGCAACGACGACGACTACGCCGACAACATCGCCGCCGACCTCGTGTCGTTCACCGAGCAGGAGCACCGCAAGTACCGCACGCTCTACTCCATCCTGAGCCACGGCACCCTGTCCATCTCCAACAACACGCCCTTCGGCCAGTTGCTTGGCGCATCCGCCAACGGCCGCAGCGCATGGCAGCCCCTTTCCGACGGCATCAGCCCCACCCAGGGCGCGGACGTCAAAGGCCCCACCGCCATCATCAAGAGCGTGTCCAAGATGTCCAACGACAACATGAACATCGGCATGGTGCACAACTTCAAGCTCATGTCCGGTCTGCTGGATACCCCCGAAGGCGAACAGGGCGTCATCACCCTCATCCGCACGGCCAGCATCCTGGGCAACGGCGAAATGCAGTTCAACTACCTGGATAACCAGACCCTGCTTGATGCGCAGAAGAACCCCAAGGACTTCCGCGATCTGGTTGTGCGCGTGGCTGGCTACAGCGCCTTCTTCATCGAGCTGTGCAAGGACGTTCAGGACGAAATCATCAGCAGAACCGTGCTGCGCCACTTCTAG